The following DNA comes from Porphyromonadaceae bacterium W3.11.
GTTTATGGTTTATGGGGGTTTTATACCGTACGTCCGATAATGATTACTCTGGGTGTTAATGCACAAGGCTTTGGTATCATCTTAGCATCCATCGTTTTGGCGATTATGATTATTCCTTATGCCTCTTCCTTAAGTGCAGAATTTATCAGTATGGTACCCAATGATCTAAAAGAAGGAGCCTACAGCTTGGGAGCTACGAGATTAGAGACCATCAAGGCCATCAGTATCCCATCTGCCGGCTCGGGGATCTTCGCAGCATATATCTTGGCGTTCGGTAGAGCATTGGGAGAAACAATGGCAGTAACCATGCTGATTGGGAATACTAATAACATACCTATCAACCTCTCAGATACAGGGAATACAATGGCGAGCGTTATTGCTAATCAATTTGGAGAAGCTGGTGGTATAAAGCTTAGTTCATTATTTGCGATTGGCTTTTTGCTCTTCCTAATCACAGCCATAATTAATATGATAGCTAAGGTGGTCATTAATAGAGTCAGTAGATGATGAATAAGATTGAAGAAGTATCACGCCGACCAAGTAAGACTGGTCGTAGAATAGCCTTAAGCAAGTTTGTATTCATTGTGGTCATTATCCTCAGTGCCTTTACTGCGATACCACTTTTATCCATATTATTTGAATTGATAGCCAAAGGCTGGCGACAGTTTAATGGGGCATTATTTACAGAAGTAGCTCCGACCTCAATGGAGGCCATGTTTGCTCGACAAGGAGGCAATGTCATACCTGGTGGTATCTTGAATGGTATTACAGGTACTCTAACGATGTTGGGGTTGGCCATACTATTGTCCATTCCATTAGGCGTACTGGCAGGGATCTATCTAGCTGAGAAGAAAGATGCTAAGCTTGCGAACGTCATTCGTACTCTGACCGATATTTTACAGGGAGTACCTTCGATCGTTATTGGTATCGTTATCTATATGTGGGTAGTAAAGTCTATGAATAATTATAGTGCATTAGCTGGGGGTATAGCTCTTGGACTTATGATGATTCCGATGATTGTACGAAGTACCGAAGAGAGTCTCCGAATGATTCCTGACAGTCTCAAGGAAGCCGGCTTGGCACTGGGAGGATCATATACTAACGTAATGTTCAAAGTCATTTTACCAAGTGCCTTCGGGGGGTTATTTACCGGCATTCTACTATCTATCTCAAGGGTAATGGGGGAGACTGCCCCTCTATTGGTGACCGCTCTTGGAGCTAATTATGTTCATGGAGATATTACCAAACCTATGAGTGCCGTCAGTCTTTTGATTTGGGAATTTTATAATGATCCTAATCTAGCGGACTTAGTATGGAGCTCATCCCTACTTCTACTCCTTTTAATTCTAGGTATGAATTTGCTGGCGAAGATGATAGCAAGCCGTTGGCGGATACAATAAAAACAGTTATATTTATAAGCAATTATGACAGATGCTAAGCAAGTGACACAGACACAAATAACAGATATTGGTAGCATGGAAAAAAAGCCGACGTCATTGGGAGGATTTAATGCAGCGGATGGATTGTTAAGATCACCAATGCAGACTCAGGATGAACTGACACCTATCATTGAGATAAAAGATTTATCCGTATCATATACTCCAGGAAAGAAAGCCATAAAGGACATTTCGGCTACTCTTTATAAAAACCTTATTACAGCGGTCATGGGACCAAGTGGATGTGGCAAGAGTACTCTACTAAGAGCCATCAATAGGATGCATGACCTGTACCCATCTATAAAAACAGAAGGGGAGATACTTATAGAAGGGGAGGATATCATGAAAATGAATCCCATGCAAGCTCGTAGAAAAGCTGGTATGGTATTCCAGAGACCTAATCCATTCCCGACAATGTCTATCGAGGAGAATGTATTAGCTGGATACAAACTAAATGGTATTAAGCTGACAAAAGATGAAAAAGAAGAGATTGTCGAGACTAGCCTCAAGAATGTCGCTCTATGGGAAGAGGTTAAAGACTCCATGAAGAAAAAGGGATCCTTCCTCTCTGGTGGACAACAACAACGACTCTGTATTGCTAGAGCTCTGGCTCTTCGCCCTGAAGTGCTTCTGATGGACGAGCCAACATCTGCTTTGGACCCGATATCTACGAATCGTGTGGAAGAGCTCATCATGGAACTAAAGCAACAATACTCTATAATCATCGTCACCCATAATATGAGCCAGGCCGCTCGTCTTTCTGACAAGTCGGTATTCATGTACCTTGGTGAGTTGGTAGAGTATGGTAATACGGATCAGATGTTTACCAAGCCTAAGGACAAGAGAACTGAAGATTATCTCACTGGTGTTTTCAGTTGATTTATTCATGAATATTGTAATCTAAGTATATGAAAGATAATAAAAGCAATCCTTTTACTAATTCTATCAAGGAGCAGCAGCTGCAGATTTTACTCAATCAATTTGAGCTCATCTCAAAAAACACTTTATTGCAGCTAAGCATTGTCAAAAAACTTTTTGACAATCCAGATCTTGATGTCCTTTTCGAAGAGGCACAGTCTAATGAAATCATTATTGATAGATTAGAATTAAAAATGAGAGAGGAGGTCGCTTTCGCGATATTTAAGTTCTCCCCTGTTGCTGAAGACCTCAGACGGATCATTGCCTATCAGGACCTAACAACTAACCTAGAACGTATTGGTGATATGGCGATGAATATCATGCTCTACCTGAGAGAGATTGACTTCAACAGACCTGACCTTCACGAACTAAAGCAGCTTTGCTTTGAGATGCTTGACTCGGTAATACAGATGATTAGGAATGGTATCCTTAGCTTTACTAACGAATCTATAGAGACCGCCTATGGTGTACTAAATTCCGACAATCTTGTAGATGACCAGTACTATGCCGTCAAAAACATGCTCTGCAACTTATATTCTGATCGAGACTTAAGGACAGAGGATGTGAAAGAACTCATCGGAATTGAATGTATCGCTCATAACCTTGAGCGATGTGGGGATAATGCAACAAACATTGCTGAATCAACAATTTACCTAATAAAAGGGAGAGACGTAA
Coding sequences within:
- the pstA gene encoding phosphate ABC transporter permease PstA, which translates into the protein MNKIEEVSRRPSKTGRRIALSKFVFIVVIILSAFTAIPLLSILFELIAKGWRQFNGALFTEVAPTSMEAMFARQGGNVIPGGILNGITGTLTMLGLAILLSIPLGVLAGIYLAEKKDAKLANVIRTLTDILQGVPSIVIGIVIYMWVVKSMNNYSALAGGIALGLMMIPMIVRSTEESLRMIPDSLKEAGLALGGSYTNVMFKVILPSAFGGLFTGILLSISRVMGETAPLLVTALGANYVHGDITKPMSAVSLLIWEFYNDPNLADLVWSSSLLLLLLILGMNLLAKMIASRWRIQ
- the pstC gene encoding phosphate ABC transporter permease subunit PstC; this encodes MKDKLFNGLLAIAGVVIIIISAGILYALTSESIPAFKEFGVWNFITSSAWEDRSDTFGALPFITGTLLTSILALLICIPFSLSVALFNGEYFRGKKISRIVGTVVDLLAGIPSIVYGLWGFYTVRPIMITLGVNAQGFGIILASIVLAIMIIPYASSLSAEFISMVPNDLKEGAYSLGATRLETIKAISIPSAGSGIFAAYILAFGRALGETMAVTMLIGNTNNIPINLSDTGNTMASVIANQFGEAGGIKLSSLFAIGFLLFLITAIINMIAKVVINRVSR
- the pstB gene encoding phosphate ABC transporter ATP-binding protein PstB, encoding MQTQDELTPIIEIKDLSVSYTPGKKAIKDISATLYKNLITAVMGPSGCGKSTLLRAINRMHDLYPSIKTEGEILIEGEDIMKMNPMQARRKAGMVFQRPNPFPTMSIEENVLAGYKLNGIKLTKDEKEEIVETSLKNVALWEEVKDSMKKKGSFLSGGQQQRLCIARALALRPEVLLMDEPTSALDPISTNRVEELIMELKQQYSIIIVTHNMSQAARLSDKSVFMYLGELVEYGNTDQMFTKPKDKRTEDYLTGVFS
- a CDS encoding PhoU domain-containing protein, translated to MKDNKSNPFTNSIKEQQLQILLNQFELISKNTLLQLSIVKKLFDNPDLDVLFEEAQSNEIIIDRLELKMREEVAFAIFKFSPVAEDLRRIIAYQDLTTNLERIGDMAMNIMLYLREIDFNRPDLHELKQLCFEMLDSVIQMIRNGILSFTNESIETAYGVLNSDNLVDDQYYAVKNMLCNLYSDRDLRTEDVKELIGIECIAHNLERCGDNATNIAESTIYLIKGRDVRHAKPDSNE